GAGAAAATGGGAGTTAATCAGTATGAATAATGCCCAAAATGAAAATGCTCAAGAGAAAATGGGAGTTAATCAATGTGAATAACGCCCAAAATGAAGGTGGTCAAGAGAAAATGGGAGTTAATCAGGGGGAATTACGCCCAAAATGAAGGTGCTCAAGAGAAAATGGGAGTTAATCAGTGGCAATAAAGCCCAAAATGAGGAGGCACAAGAGAAAATGAGAGTTAATCAATGTGAATAACGCCCAAAATGAAGGTGGTCAAGAGAAAATGGGAGTTAATCAGTATGAATAATGCCCAAAATGAAAATGCTCAAGAGAAAATGGGAGTTAATCAATGTGAATAACGCCCAAAATGAAGGTGGTCAAGAGAAAATGGGAGTTAATAAAGGGGAATTACGCCCAAAATGAAGGTACTCAAGAGAAACTGGGAGTTAATCACGAGGATTAACTCCCAAACATGCCTAAGAGAAAACAGCGGTTAATCACAAAAAAGGCGGTTTCCAAGAGAGTCTATAATCATTATTCCGTTTCATTGAGGCAGGAGATCTACCCTTTACTGCGCCTAACAGGCATCGTGCAGCAGCGGAAGGCACCTCCGGATTTAATGATTTCAGTAATGTCTACCTCAATGACTTCATAGCCCCTGGACCTGAGCTCTTTATTGACATTCTTATTAATCGGTAGACTGAAGATTTTTTTATTGCCGATAGAGAGGACGTTGGTTCCGAGCGTGAATTGCTCCTCTTCCGATACTTTTATTAAATCATAGCGTGATTCCAGCATTTTGACTTTTTCCCCATGGATCTCTCCCGGAAAGATAAGAGCTTCCTCCGGTGAAATAATATTGAATACACAATCAAGATGCAGATATGTATCAGTGAAAGGGATGGATACAACATCATAATCGGGCATAAGGCTGCGAAGATGCTCGATCGCTTCTTCGTGGGTACGGCTGCTCACTCCTGCAAATATCGTTTGGCCATCGATCAGGACGTCTCCTCCCTCTATGCGGTCTCCCGTAAGATTGTAAAAAGGAACCTGGTTTACTTCCAGCCATTGCTTCAGAACATTTTCTTCTCCTTGCCGAATGTCTGCCGCCATTTCTGCAACATATACCTTTTCTCCAAGTGTAAATCCGATATCACGGGTAAAAACCTGTTCAGGATATTTTTCAAGCGAGGGCAGCAAAACCACATTGATTCCCTGATCCTTTAATGCACTGACAAAATGTCTGTGCTGTTTCATGGCTGTATCTATATTAATTCCTTCTTTTTCATAATGCTTTTGTGTTTCATTAATTGTATCTACAATCGTCATGTACTTCGGTTCACATAACACCACTTGTTCAAGTTTGTCATATTCTGAAAAGCATGCAGCTTTTATTTGTCCAGACATTGTGATCCTCCCAGCGATATATTCTTAAGATAATATTGCCTATGAAAAGCGGTTTTACTCCGTAAAGTGCAAATATTAACAAAAATTCCCACTACAAAAAAGGTTTAAAAACCCTGATAATGAAATCATTAGATATAAAGGGGTAGCTGTTAAATGTACCAAATCGAGAAAGGATCAATGGAAGAAGTTTTGCTGCATCTTCAAAATATTGGACTGCAACTAAATGAATTCGAGAAATCAAATGATTCTATTCCGGTGAAAAATTATAAAGAACTGCTGGAATTCAGCATCTCCATTGCCCGCCGCACAAACGATGTTTCTGATACGATTGATGAGATTATCCAGGATATCGAATCCAAATTATAAATATATATAAGGGTATCTTATTTTGCCATTTGACATAAAAAAGCGATGCATCTGCATCGCTTTTACTTTAATCCTTATCTTCATCCACATAGCCGTCAGTCTGATGATACGGCACATCACCGAAAGGTGCTTC
This window of the Cytobacillus pseudoceanisediminis genome carries:
- a CDS encoding dimethylarginine dimethylaminohydrolase family protein, which produces MSGQIKAACFSEYDKLEQVVLCEPKYMTIVDTINETQKHYEKEGINIDTAMKQHRHFVSALKDQGINVVLLPSLEKYPEQVFTRDIGFTLGEKVYVAEMAADIRQGEENVLKQWLEVNQVPFYNLTGDRIEGGDVLIDGQTIFAGVSSRTHEEAIEHLRSLMPDYDVVSIPFTDTYLHLDCVFNIISPEEALIFPGEIHGEKVKMLESRYDLIKVSEEEQFTLGTNVLSIGNKKIFSLPINKNVNKELRSRGYEVIEVDITEIIKSGGAFRCCTMPVRRSKG